The DNA segment CCAGCCCCAACGATTTAATTATCGCCGTGATGGGCGAAACCGAGGCCTGCAATCAGGCGTTGGAAATAGCTGACCAACGGCTAAACAGCAAGCCAGAAGAGAGCGGCAACGCGGGTCTACAGACTATCGCCGTAACCAGCCTACAGATGGCTCAAGAACAAAATCCATCCGCCAATTTGGCGCTCATTTCAGTGCCCGGTGATTATGCCGCTGCCGAGGCAATGAAATCCCTACAGCTAGGCATGAACGTTATGCTCTTTAGCGACAACGTTAGCCTGCAACAGGAAAAACAGATCAAACAACGGGCGCAAGAAAAACACCTGCTCGTGATGGGCCCTGATTGTGGAACCGCCATCATCAACGGCATACCCCTTGGCTTTGCCAATGTGGTGCAACAAGGATCTATCGGGGTCATCGGTGCTTCGGGAACAGGACTGCAAGAAGTCACTTGTCGAATCGATCAGCTCGGCGCTGGCGTATCTCAAGCGATTGGGACTGGCGGCCACGATCTGCACGAAGAGATCGGTGGCATTTCTATGCTCTTTGCACTGAACGCCCTCGCTCAGGACAACAATACCCAAACCATCGTGCTGATATCTAAACCGCCTGCCCGCAGCGTTGCGGAAAAAATTCTGCAACGGGCACAAACGTGTGGCAAACCCGTCGTCGTGATTTTTTTAGGCGCAAACCCAGATGAGATAACACGTTTCGGAGTGCACAGTGCTGAAACGCTGGCAGATGCAGCCGATATTGCTGTGGCGCTCTCAGAGGGCAAAAGCAGAACAAGTTCTCATCTAACGCTCTCTCAGTCACACATCGATCTGCTTGAGCAGCATGCTCACTCCCTCTCGTGCGCCAATACATTCGCGGGATATTTGCCGGAGGGACCTTTTGTTATGAAAGCCAGCTGCTATGCCAGCAGCAGGGCTTTTTTGCCAACTCAAATACGCCGGTACACGGTAATCAAAAGCTAAACGATATTAGGCAAAGCAGTACCCACACGCTCATTGATATGGGGGACGATGATTTCACTCGTGGTCGGCCGCATCCGATGATTGACCCCACGCAGCGTAATCAACGAATTCAAGCCGAACTCAACGATCCTACCTGCGCCGTCGTGCTGTTTGATCTGGTGTTAGGGTATGGCGCAGCCATGGATCCCGCGCAAGATCTGATCGATATCCTTAACCGCAGAGATCCGAAAAACACCCCCATTCTGATCGCTCATATCTGTGGCACGGAAGCCGATCCTCAAATTCGTTCACATCAGATTAATGCCCTACGCCAGTGCGGCGTACTCGTCGCTGAGTGCAATGCCCAAGCTGCGATTTGGGCTAGCCAGATTGCACTCATTCAAGCTGCAAAAAGTGGAGCAACACAATGAACTCACTCTTTTCTCAACCGCTGACCGTCGTGAATGCTGGTTTAAACGGCTTTGCCGACAATATTAAGCAAGCAAACGGCTCGGTTATTCCACTCGTTTGGCAGCCACCCGTGGAGGGCAATATCGCTGCGGGTCTATCCCTCGCCGAATTGCTTAACCACCCTCTAGTAGAACAGGCCAATGAAATTGCCTTTACCCGCTATCTCGCGGCGCAGCCAGTATTAGTGGACGTATTAATTGCAGCGGAAGCGATTCCCGCCTTGCAACTGCGTAAAACGATTTTGCACTCAGGCCCGCCCATTGCTTGGGAGAAAATGTGTGGTCCCGTACAAGGCGCTATTCTCGGTGCCGTTTTGTATGAAGGCTGGGCATCCGATATTGCGGCCGCAGAGCGGCTAATCGTTGCCGGTGAAATCAAGCTTGAACCTTGCCACCATCATCAAGCCGTTGGGCCAATGGCGGGGATCATCAGCCCTTCAATGCCGCTTTGGGTTATTGAGAACACAACAAACGGGCAGCGTGCGTTTAGCAATTTTAATGAAGGGCTAGGCAAAGTTCTCCGCTTTGGAGCAAACAACGATGAAGTTCTACAGCGACTACGCTGGATGCAGCAAGAGCTAGGTCCAGCGCTGAAAGCCGCCGTGCAAAAAATAGGTGGATTAGAACTCAAACCGCTCATGGCACAGGCCTTACATATGGGTGACGAAGTGCACAACCGAAATGCGGCGGCGACCGGTTTGCTCATCAAACGCATGCTACCGGCGTTATTGGAGTGCGAGTTGCCTCTGCCTCAGATACAACGGTGCGTTGCCTTTATCACTGGCAACGATCATTTCTTCCTCAATCTATCAATGGCAGCCTGTAAATCCATGATGGATGCCGCGGCCAATGTGCCATTCAGCTCAATGGTAACGGTGATGGCGCGTAACGGTGTGAATTTCGGCATTCGGCTTTCCGGCACCGGCGACATCTGGTTCCAAGCGCCTGCAAACCCAGTAGAAGGCTTATTCTTCCCTGGCTATGGCGTTGACGATGCCGCAGCCGATCTGGGTGACAGCGCCATTACTGAAACGGCGGGCGTCGGCGGCTTTGCCATGGCCTCTTCTCCGGCGATAGTCAAATTCGTGGGAGGGACTCCTGAAGATGCCACCCACAACAGTCGCAGAATGCAAAAGATTACGCTGGGCTCAAATCCCGCATTCACCTTGCCTGCTCTGAACTTTTCACCCACCGCCGCGGGTATCGACGCACGCAAAGTCGCTGACCGAGGGATTTTGCCCGTAATCAACACGGGAATTGCACATCGTCTGGCGGGGATCGGGCAAATTGGTGCGGGGATCACCACCGCCCCCATGTCTTGTTTTGCTGATGCACTTCTCGCCCTAGCCCAAGAATTACCGCACGGAGCCCATCATGAATAAGCATCTTGCCGTCGTCGCTGTGGGCGGAAATGCGCTGATTGCGCATGAAGAAAAGAACAGTATTCCAGACCAATATCGTGCCGTAGAGCAAAGCGTTATCTCTATCGTTGACATGATTGAAGCAGGTTGGGATGTCGTACTCACCCACGGCAATGGGCCACAGGTCGGCTTTATTTTACGCCGTTCGGAGCTTGCCGCGAGCGAGGTTGCCCCAGTACCGCTCGATTATGCCGTGGGAGATACTCAAGGTGCGATTGGCTATATGTTCCAAAAAGCATTGCATAACCAGTTAGCCATCCGCGGTATCAACAAACCCGTTGTCGCTATCGTGACACAAACCTTAGTCGACGCCAGCGATCCGGCATTTAACGCCCCCAGTAAACCCGTTGGCGCATTTCTCGACCATGCCACCGCTCTCCAGCGTCAACACACTTTAGGTTGGACGATTGCCGAAGATGCGGGCCGCGGCTGGCGGCGAACGGTGGCATCCCCCTTACCGAAGGAAATCGTTGAGCTTGCCACGATCAAAAATTTGCTCGCTCAGGGCTGCATCGTGATTGCCTGTGGCGGTGGCGGAATTCCTGTTATACGCGATGCGAATCAACAAATTAGCGGCATTGAAGCCGTGATTGATAAAGACCTCGCTTCGGCGCTGCTCGCAGAACAGCTAGCAGCCGATCTGTTATTGATCCCCACCGGCGTAGATCAGGTGGCCATTAACTTTGGCACACCAAACCAGCGTTGGCTGAATGAGCTTGACCTCGAGTAGGCCGAACAGCTCATCGCTCAGGGCCAATTTGGAGCAGGCAGCATGCAGCCAAAAGTTGAAGCCATTACACAATTCATTCGCCAAAGCGCGGTGCGCG comes from the Hafnia alvei genome and includes:
- a CDS encoding DUF1116 domain-containing protein; translation: MNSLFSQPLTVVNAGLNGFADNIKQANGSVIPLVWQPPVEGNIAAGLSLAELLNHPLVEQANEIAFTRYLAAQPVLVDVLIAAEAIPALQLRKTILHSGPPIAWEKMCGPVQGAILGAVLYEGWASDIAAAERLIVAGEIKLEPCHHHQAVGPMAGIISPSMPLWVIENTTNGQRAFSNFNEGLGKVLRFGANNDEVLQRLRWMQQELGPALKAAVQKIGGLELKPLMAQALHMGDEVHNRNAAATGLLIKRMLPALLECELPLPQIQRCVAFITGNDHFFLNLSMAACKSMMDAAANVPFSSMVTVMARNGVNFGIRLSGTGDIWFQAPANPVEGLFFPGYGVDDAAADLGDSAITETAGVGGFAMASSPAIVKFVGGTPEDATHNSRRMQKITLGSNPAFTLPALNFSPTAAGIDARKVADRGILPVINTGIAHRLAGIGQIGAGITTAPMSCFADALLALAQELPHGAHHE